Proteins from one Triticum aestivum cultivar Chinese Spring chromosome 7A, IWGSC CS RefSeq v2.1, whole genome shotgun sequence genomic window:
- the LOC123150101 gene encoding spidroin-1 isoform X2 — translation MRIRRRPQQPSPYTAALLHHQQQYRSDPSTSTHQTPRNAEERGQGRGGDEEEEGRARPPHPHANADLGRKPAAARRLALPQDNAVEGQGAAAEHGADGAHSSNGHGGVAGWKPDVACTGAGERAVKVEDPVANGVAALSDVKEEKNGSGGAAGGAKKRRGPAVLMEGSRCSRVNGRGWRCSQPTLVGYSLCEHHLGKGRMRSAAAAAAAGVGGGGRGGPGQLGRTEHRARMPVGVAVTTAAAKAEEPGLRPY, via the exons ATGAGGATCAGGAGGAGGCCGCAGCAGCCCTCCCCCTACACCGCCGCCCTGCTGCACCACCAGCAGCAGTACCGCTCAGATCCGTCCACATCCACGCACCAGACCCCGCGGAATGCGGAGGAGCGCGGCCAGGGACGcgggggcgacgaggaggaggaggggcgggccAGGCCGCCGCATCCGCATGCCAATGCGGATCTCGGCCGCAAGCCCGCCGCCGCCAGGCGCCTGGCATTGCCGCAG GACAATGCAGTCGAGGgccagggcgcggcggcggagcatgGAGCTGACGGCGCTCACAGCAG CAATGgccatggcggcgtcgccggctGGAAGCCGGACGTGGCATGCACGGGCGCCGGCGAGCGGGCGGTGAAGGTGGAAGATCCGGTCGCGAATGGCGTGGCGGCGTTGTCGGACGTCAAGGAGGAGAAGaatggcagcggcggcgcggctggcgggGCCAAGAAGCGGCGCGGCCCGGCGGTGCTGATGGAGGGGTCACGGTGCAGCCGCGTGAACGGGCGCGGATGGCGCTGCAGCCAGCCGACGCTGGTCGGCTACTCCCTCTGCGAGCACCACCTGGGCAAGGGCCGGATGCGCagtgcggcggcggccgccgcagccggcgtcggtggcggcgggcgcggAGGCCCCGGCCAGCTCGGCCGCACCGAGCACCGGGCCAGGATGCCCGTCGGTGTCGCGGTGACCACCGCGGCGGCCAAGGCGGAGGAGCCGGGCCTGCGGCCCTACTAG
- the LOC123150101 gene encoding spidroin-1 isoform X1, whose translation MRIRRRPQQPSPYTAALLHHQQQYRSDPSTSTHQTPRNAEERGQGRGGDEEEEGRARPPHPHANADLGRKPAAARRLALPQDNAVEGQGAAAEHGADGAHSSSNGHGGVAGWKPDVACTGAGERAVKVEDPVANGVAALSDVKEEKNGSGGAAGGAKKRRGPAVLMEGSRCSRVNGRGWRCSQPTLVGYSLCEHHLGKGRMRSAAAAAAAGVGGGGRGGPGQLGRTEHRARMPVGVAVTTAAAKAEEPGLRPY comes from the exons ATGAGGATCAGGAGGAGGCCGCAGCAGCCCTCCCCCTACACCGCCGCCCTGCTGCACCACCAGCAGCAGTACCGCTCAGATCCGTCCACATCCACGCACCAGACCCCGCGGAATGCGGAGGAGCGCGGCCAGGGACGcgggggcgacgaggaggaggaggggcgggccAGGCCGCCGCATCCGCATGCCAATGCGGATCTCGGCCGCAAGCCCGCCGCCGCCAGGCGCCTGGCATTGCCGCAG GACAATGCAGTCGAGGgccagggcgcggcggcggagcatgGAGCTGACGGCGCTCACAGCAG CAGCAATGgccatggcggcgtcgccggctGGAAGCCGGACGTGGCATGCACGGGCGCCGGCGAGCGGGCGGTGAAGGTGGAAGATCCGGTCGCGAATGGCGTGGCGGCGTTGTCGGACGTCAAGGAGGAGAAGaatggcagcggcggcgcggctggcgggGCCAAGAAGCGGCGCGGCCCGGCGGTGCTGATGGAGGGGTCACGGTGCAGCCGCGTGAACGGGCGCGGATGGCGCTGCAGCCAGCCGACGCTGGTCGGCTACTCCCTCTGCGAGCACCACCTGGGCAAGGGCCGGATGCGCagtgcggcggcggccgccgcagccggcgtcggtggcggcgggcgcggAGGCCCCGGCCAGCTCGGCCGCACCGAGCACCGGGCCAGGATGCCCGTCGGTGTCGCGGTGACCACCGCGGCGGCCAAGGCGGAGGAGCCGGGCCTGCGGCCCTACTAG